The genomic DNA CTGTTGCGGTCACGCGCTGTTGTATCGATTGCTTGCCTGTCTCGAGCGTGACCGCGGAATCGGTGACTCTCGGCTGTGAGTCCATACTCGCGATCCCCCGTTGATTCGTGCTGAGCGATCCGCCGGAGAGCAGAGCGAGCGTAGAGTTTCGTTCGATGACAGGCTGGTCGAGAGCACAACCCGAAACGACGGGTAGAAAGGCACTTGACGCCGACTGCCCATCCACGACACGTGAGCGCTGACGCCCCGCGACGCGTCGAAGTCTACCCCGACCGCGAAGTCGTCGTCGAGTTCGATCCGGACCTCACCTTCGAGTGCGTCGACGACTGCACGTGGTGTTGTCACCACGGCGTGTTGCTGTACGATCGGGACCTCCTCGAGTTAGCCCAGCGAGCAAATCTCGCCGAGACCACGACGGAGTTCCGCGGCGAGAAGTTCGTCACCCGCGAAGGCAAAGACCGCGACGCCCACGTCGCCGAAGACGGCTCAGCCTGTGCGTTCCTGCGGAAGGATGGCCTCTGTTCGCTGCATCTCGAGGAAGACTGGAAACCAACCCGGTGTTCGGTCTTTCCGCTCGGCGTCTGGCTCGAGGACGGCGACCTCCACGTCGACATCCGGGATTCGGCCCACGACCACTGTGAGGGCTTGAACGTCAGCGAGCGGCGGGTTATCGACAATCTCGAGGCCTTTTTGCCGGAGTTGCTGTGGGACCTCGAGAACCCCGATTCGGATCGCGAACTGTAGGTGCGTCGGGAGCGATCAGACTACAGAAGCTTATTGAGAAAATAGTTCCACACAGCGGTATGGTTAGCACAGGTGTCGTCGTGTGCATCTCGACGGTTGGATTACAGAAGGAGGATGACAACTCGTGACCGACGACATCGAGTTCGACGTGGATCGTCGGACTGTCCTCGGCACACTCGCCGGCATCGGTGGGACCGCGCTGGCCGGTTGTTCGGCACTCGAACGCGAGCGAGACGGCCAGACGAGCCAAGTCGACGGTGAACGGGCTCGAGAGCTGGCGACGAAATTTGCCCCGACGCTGTACTTCGACGCGAACGAACCGTGGTTTCCGACGGACCCACGGCCCTACACCAGCGAGCGCGACGGTGAGACAGCCGTCACCGGGTTCGATGCCCTCAACGGGTACCACGAGCGATACAGCGACGGCGACCCACCGAAGCCGACGGTGTTCTACAACGCCGTCGAATACGAGGACTCGCCACTCGCCGTGGTCCAGTTCTGGTTCTATTCGGTGTTCGACCAATTCACGACCAACTTCCACTGGCACGACTGGGAAGTGCTGCACGTCTTCGTCGACACGGAGACCGGTGAGCCACAACTGTACGTCGCCAGCTCTCATTCCCGGTCGGTGCCGAACAACGAGTTCCTGGATCCGGACCCGACGATGGTGCCGCGCATCCTCTCGGAGCTCGGCTCACACTCGAGTACGCTCTCGGTCAACGACGTCCCGGATCGCTTCCAGCGGGTTGCCATCGAGGACTTGCTGGCGGACATCACGAACACGGCGATCGAGGGTATCGCGGACCTCGCGGACCTCGAGATCCCGCTCGCGTACGGACTGCCGCGAGACGAGGGGTCACGGCTCCCCTACCTCGTCCCGGAGTACGAGGGCGTCCCGATATACGAGCACAAACGCCTGCCTGCTGTCTCCCGTGAGTCGCTGATCGACGACGACCTGACGGTCCGATCGTACGACGCGCTGACGTCGCCGCCGACGGATCTGCCGACGCGCGAGACGGGGCTCGTCTTCCGACACCGCGAGCGCGAGGCCGACGCCGACGTCGAGTACGACCTCGTGCCGAGCAGCGAAATCGAACATATCGCGGCCTTCACCGGGCCGCAGTTGAGCTTCGAGTTCACCGTCCCCGACGTGGTCGAGGACGCCGTCGCCGGCCACATCACGACGACAGGGACGCCGTGGACCCAGCCCCGCTACGGCAATCCGGCGGCTGACATCTCCGTTCCCAACCACCGGACGGAACTGGCCGACCGCTACGATGCGATCGGCGAGGCGGCACCGATAAACAGCGTGATCGCTCGCGTCACGGAGGCGGTCACAACTGACGACGCGCCGGAGAACGAGGGACTGACCACCACGGAAACGACAGTCGAGTCGGTCATCCTACTGGAGAGCGATCCCGAGGCCGTCCCGACGTTCGGTGGCGTCGCGGTCGTACAAGACGTTCCGGCCGGCGAGCACCGACTGACAGTCAATGGTGCGGGCCGCGCGCCACACAGCGAACACGTCGCTGTTTCGGACGACAGAACACCGACGGCAGCCGGCGTCGGCGGCGAGATTCCGCTGGTCGCCCGCGATCGCGCGACGAAGCTCGAG from Natrinema sp. HArc-T2 includes the following:
- a CDS encoding YkgJ family cysteine cluster protein, producing the protein MSADAPRRVEVYPDREVVVEFDPDLTFECVDDCTWCCHHGVLLYDRDLLELAQRANLAETTTEFRGEKFVTREGKDRDAHVAEDGSACAFLRKDGLCSLHLEEDWKPTRCSVFPLGVWLEDGDLHVDIRDSAHDHCEGLNVSERRVIDNLEAFLPELLWDLENPDSDREL